A DNA window from Hordeum vulgare subsp. vulgare chromosome 1H, MorexV3_pseudomolecules_assembly, whole genome shotgun sequence contains the following coding sequences:
- the LOC123440491 gene encoding histone H2B.1-like, translating into MAPKAEKKPAAKKPAEEEPTTEKAEKAPAAKKPKAEKRLPAGKTASKEGGEKKGRKKGKKSVETYKIYIFKVLKQVHPDIGISSKAMSIMNSFINDIFEKLAGEAAKLARYNKKPTITSREIQTSVRLVLPGELAKHAVSEGTKAVTKFTSS; encoded by the coding sequence ATGGCCCCCAAGGCGGAGAAGAAGCCGGCGGCGAAGAagcccgcggaggaggagccgaccACGGAGAAGGCCGAGAAGGCCCCGGCGGCGAAGAAGCCCAAGGCCGAGAAGCGGCTGCCGGCGGGCAAGACCGCCTCCAAGGAGGGCGGCGAGAAGAAGGGccggaagaagggcaagaagagcGTGGAGACGTACAAGATCTACATCTTCAAGGTTCTCAAGCAGGTCCACCCCGACATCGGCATCTCCTCCAAGGCCATGTccatcatgaactccttcatcaacgacatcttcgaGAAGCTCGCCGGCGAGGCCGCCAAGCTCGCCCGCTACAACAAGAAGCCCACCATCACCTCCCGGGAGATCCAGACCTCCGTCCGCCTCGTCCTCCCCGGGGAGCTCGCCAAGCACGCCGTCTCCGAGGGCACCAAGGCCGTCACCAAGTTCACCTCCTCTTAG